The following are from one region of the Treponema denticola genome:
- the feoB gene encoding ferrous iron transport protein B, with translation MKKEKINIAFAGQPNSGKSTLFNMMTGAHQHVANYPGITVEKKTGEYFALDQSVFITDLPGTYSLTSYSPEERVTRNFILREKPELLVNIADASNLERHLYLTFQLLEMNCPLVMYLNKMDSAKNAGLQIDVDKVSSLLGIPIIAGSAKKKEKINELKELISRRAESSEPQSPFMLTYGKDMESYLEKIVEKLKASAKDDFFSIPLRWLAIKLCEKDSAVIEEEGKNFTNFDSILTFIKEIEAEHKEKHKHSFEIEIALARSAAAKKIVEAAVSKKELEQKAVESLNIKRKITEVIAALILCFVTYEILDSLFLLLPVPIFANSILRLILSIAGAFAFTGGAALIYTKGGSGSINSTDRIDKVLCHKVYGLLILVELVLVFYWITVVLGYKMTDKVFPIFKFVRTIVSQLIYPEGLINEGPLRGLFLSGIIDGAIMILNYVPIFFCLFALIAFLEDVGYMARLAFIMDRILRKFGLHGQSTLPMILSGVIMGGCVVPGVMSTRTIRDDKSRLVTILILPLLNCMAKIPFYVLITGIFFTSYQWIVLGGISFFTLIVALIVAKYFSLYVVHGKPEPFVLELPAYNMPTLRGVLTRTFERLWSFIKKVATTVVAVSVIIWAGVNFPSLSSEKTAQYEARKAAYIQDFAGKLNNSYSQYFTSEKGFIEYQRLTEKLYLYDAINLFGGAKGMEKNVNRLFLQNPEMTKIALKGKIELGSNIGAFKNYFDMYSSAKKDFDKAYNDAQEFQKPILKASFYAYWQKLNPYFFAIVRTGKVKISGTAVIDSEAAAAAKAIRPASADLKLISVQLRKETLENSVLGYLGKALEPVTKYAGFDWKVNIAILGSFAAKEALVSTLGTIYSVESSSEDSGKVLEARIQDKETGLTPLDGLTIMILIALFPPCIATVMATKTETQSVGWTLFSVMYPVVLSSLVAVLVFQLGRLFGF, from the coding sequence ATGAAAAAAGAAAAAATAAATATTGCTTTTGCCGGTCAGCCTAACTCCGGTAAGTCAACCCTATTTAACATGATGACGGGAGCTCATCAGCATGTTGCAAACTATCCGGGTATCACTGTCGAGAAAAAAACGGGAGAGTATTTTGCTCTTGACCAATCGGTTTTTATTACCGACTTGCCCGGCACTTACAGCCTTACTTCCTATTCACCGGAAGAAAGGGTAACCCGTAATTTTATCCTCCGTGAAAAGCCCGAACTTTTGGTAAACATTGCCGATGCCTCAAATTTGGAAAGACATCTTTATCTGACATTCCAGCTTTTGGAAATGAACTGTCCTCTTGTTATGTACTTAAACAAGATGGATTCTGCAAAAAATGCAGGCTTGCAAATCGATGTCGATAAAGTTTCTTCTCTCTTGGGTATTCCGATAATAGCCGGTTCGGCCAAGAAAAAAGAAAAGATAAACGAATTAAAAGAACTTATTTCAAGAAGGGCTGAAAGCTCCGAACCTCAAAGTCCCTTTATGCTTACCTACGGTAAGGATATGGAATCCTATTTGGAAAAAATTGTCGAAAAATTAAAGGCTTCTGCAAAGGACGATTTTTTTTCTATTCCCTTAAGATGGCTTGCAATCAAGCTTTGCGAAAAGGATTCCGCAGTTATCGAAGAAGAGGGTAAAAATTTTACAAACTTTGATTCCATTTTAACTTTTATAAAAGAAATTGAAGCCGAGCACAAGGAAAAACATAAGCACAGCTTTGAAATAGAAATAGCTCTTGCCCGCTCCGCTGCGGCAAAAAAAATCGTTGAAGCTGCAGTTTCAAAAAAAGAGCTTGAACAAAAAGCCGTCGAGTCCTTAAATATTAAAAGAAAGATTACCGAGGTTATTGCCGCCCTTATTCTTTGTTTTGTAACCTATGAGATTTTGGATTCCCTCTTTTTGCTTTTGCCGGTTCCTATCTTTGCAAATAGCATTCTACGCTTGATTCTTAGTATAGCCGGAGCCTTTGCCTTTACGGGAGGAGCCGCTCTTATTTATACTAAAGGCGGTTCAGGCAGTATAAATTCAACCGACAGAATCGACAAAGTGCTTTGTCACAAGGTTTACGGTCTTTTGATTTTGGTTGAGCTTGTTTTGGTTTTTTATTGGATAACGGTAGTTTTGGGTTATAAGATGACCGACAAGGTTTTCCCGATATTTAAATTTGTCAGAACAATAGTTTCTCAACTTATTTATCCTGAAGGACTTATAAACGAGGGGCCTTTAAGAGGTTTGTTTTTAAGCGGGATAATTGATGGGGCAATAATGATTTTAAACTATGTCCCAATCTTTTTCTGCTTGTTTGCCCTCATTGCCTTTTTGGAAGATGTCGGCTACATGGCCCGCCTTGCCTTTATCATGGATAGGATTTTACGCAAGTTCGGTTTACACGGACAGTCAACCCTTCCTATGATTCTATCGGGCGTTATAATGGGAGGCTGCGTTGTTCCCGGTGTTATGTCCACAAGGACAATCAGGGATGATAAGTCAAGATTGGTAACGATTCTTATCCTGCCCCTTCTTAACTGTATGGCAAAGATTCCCTTTTATGTTTTAATTACGGGAATATTTTTTACAAGTTACCAATGGATAGTTCTAGGCGGAATTTCATTTTTTACATTGATAGTCGCCCTGATTGTTGCAAAATATTTCAGCCTCTATGTTGTTCACGGCAAGCCTGAACCCTTTGTACTTGAGCTTCCGGCTTATAATATGCCGACCCTTAGAGGTGTTTTAACACGCACCTTTGAACGCTTATGGAGCTTTATAAAAAAAGTTGCAACGACTGTAGTTGCCGTTTCAGTTATAATTTGGGCGGGCGTAAATTTCCCCTCATTGAGCTCTGAAAAAACCGCTCAATATGAAGCAAGAAAAGCAGCTTACATTCAGGACTTTGCAGGAAAATTAAACAATTCCTATTCCCAATATTTTACTTCCGAAAAGGGCTTTATAGAATATCAGCGTTTAACCGAAAAGCTTTATTTGTATGATGCTATAAATCTGTTCGGCGGAGCTAAGGGCATGGAAAAGAATGTAAACAGATTGTTTTTACAAAATCCCGAAATGACAAAAATAGCCTTAAAAGGAAAAATTGAACTCGGCAGTAATATAGGTGCTTTTAAAAATTATTTTGATATGTATTCTTCCGCAAAAAAAGATTTTGATAAGGCATACAATGATGCTCAAGAATTTCAAAAGCCTATTTTAAAGGCTTCATTTTATGCTTATTGGCAAAAGCTGAATCCTTACTTCTTTGCCATTGTCAGAACCGGAAAAGTGAAAATTTCAGGCACAGCTGTAATCGATTCCGAAGCTGCTGCCGCTGCAAAGGCTATACGCCCTGCAAGTGCAGACCTAAAGCTTATCTCCGTACAGCTGCGTAAAGAAACTTTGGAGAACTCCGTTTTGGGATATTTGGGAAAGGCATTGGAACCCGTTACAAAATATGCGGGCTTTGATTGGAAGGTAAATATCGCAATTCTAGGTTCCTTTGCCGCAAAGGAAGCTCTTGTTTCGACCTTGGGCACTATTTACAGTGTTGAGTCTTCAAGCGAGGATTCGGGTAAAGTTTTGGAAGCCCGCATTCAGGATAAGGAAACGGGATTGACCCCATTAGACGGTCTTACTATTATGATTTTGATAGCCCTCTTTCCACCCTGTATTGCTACCGTTATGGCAACAAAGACCGAGACACAGAGTGTGGGTTGGACGCTATTCAGTGTTATGTATCCCGTGGTCCTGAGCTCGCTGGTTGCCGTCCTAGTTTTCCAGCTGGGAAGATTGTTCGGCTTTTGA
- a CDS encoding FeoA family protein, giving the protein MTLDELEQGKKGIIEDLEISGMTLQRLISLGFTPGAELSVVRKAPLLDPFDISICGSLVAVRKDEAKKIIVKEV; this is encoded by the coding sequence ATGACTCTTGATGAATTGGAACAAGGAAAAAAAGGAATCATAGAAGATCTTGAGATAAGCGGAATGACTTTGCAAAGGCTTATAAGTCTTGGGTTTACTCCCGGAGCTGAACTTTCGGTTGTAAGAAAGGCCCCGCTTTTAGATCCCTTTGACATTTCCATCTGCGGTTCGCTTGTAGCAGTCCGCAAGGATGAAGCTAAAAAAATCATTGTAAAAGAAGTTTAG
- a CDS encoding FeoA family protein, whose amino-acid sequence MFVATFCERLLTLVPLIILKEGDKASVLKFDGTGAEFSRLRSFGIDINTEITVVTSQADKKGPILLLVNGSKYAVDYNLASKILVRL is encoded by the coding sequence ATGTTCGTTGCAACATTTTGTGAGAGGTTGCTGACATTGGTACCCTTAATTATTTTGAAGGAAGGCGACAAGGCCTCCGTACTTAAATTTGACGGAACGGGGGCCGAATTTTCCCGCCTTCGCAGTTTTGGAATAGATATAAATACGGAAATAACCGTTGTTACTTCTCAGGCCGATAAAAAAGGGCCTATTTTGCTTTTGGTAAACGGTTCAAAATATGCAGTAGATTATAATCTTGCTTCTAAAATTTTGGTGCGTTTATAG